From Saccharothrix espanaensis DSM 44229, the proteins below share one genomic window:
- the hemW gene encoding radical SAM family heme chaperone HemW, with protein MPSALPIGDPAPPDGSLPVTALTGLGTRPFGVYVHVPFCATRCGYCDFNTYTAGELGTSASPGSWLEGLRRELDLAAAVLGTAPAADTVFVGGGTPSLLGAAGLADVLAAVRSSFGLSADAEVTTESNPESTSPEFFAGIRDAGYTRVSLGMQSAARHVLTVLDRAHTPGRPPAAAREARAAGFEHVNLDLIYGTPGETADDLRASLDAVGEAGVDHVSAYALIVEEGTALARRVRRGELPMPDDDVLADKYEMVDAALTGQGLTWYEVSNWAASPAAECRHNVLYWQGADWWGAGPGAHSHVGGVRWWNVKHPAKYSELLAAGTSPAAGREALSAQDRRIERVLLELRLAVGLPVDVLDDAGRAEAKAAAADGLLDADALDRGRCVLTDRGRLLADAVVHRLT; from the coding sequence ATGCCCTCCGCTCTGCCGATCGGCGACCCCGCGCCGCCCGACGGCTCACTGCCCGTGACCGCCCTGACCGGGCTCGGCACCCGCCCGTTCGGCGTCTACGTGCACGTCCCGTTCTGCGCGACGCGCTGCGGCTACTGCGACTTCAACACCTACACCGCTGGTGAGCTGGGCACCTCCGCGTCGCCCGGGTCGTGGCTGGAGGGTCTGCGGCGCGAACTGGACCTCGCGGCGGCCGTGCTGGGCACTGCGCCAGCCGCGGACACCGTGTTCGTCGGCGGTGGCACTCCGTCACTGCTCGGCGCGGCCGGCCTGGCCGACGTGCTGGCCGCGGTGCGGTCGTCGTTCGGCCTCTCGGCCGACGCCGAGGTGACCACCGAGTCCAACCCCGAGTCGACCTCGCCGGAGTTCTTCGCCGGGATCCGTGACGCGGGTTACACCCGGGTCTCGCTCGGGATGCAGTCCGCGGCCCGCCACGTGCTCACCGTGCTGGACCGCGCGCACACCCCCGGACGCCCGCCGGCCGCCGCCCGCGAGGCCCGCGCCGCCGGCTTCGAGCACGTGAACCTCGACCTCATCTACGGCACCCCCGGCGAGACCGCCGACGACCTGCGGGCCTCGCTGGACGCGGTGGGCGAGGCGGGCGTGGACCACGTGTCGGCCTACGCGCTGATCGTGGAGGAGGGCACCGCGCTGGCCCGCCGGGTGCGCCGCGGCGAGCTGCCGATGCCCGACGACGACGTGCTGGCCGACAAGTACGAGATGGTCGACGCCGCGCTCACCGGGCAGGGCCTGACCTGGTACGAGGTGTCGAACTGGGCCGCGTCGCCGGCCGCCGAGTGCCGGCACAACGTCCTGTACTGGCAGGGCGCGGACTGGTGGGGCGCGGGCCCCGGCGCGCACAGCCACGTCGGCGGCGTGCGCTGGTGGAACGTCAAGCACCCCGCCAAGTACAGCGAGCTGCTGGCCGCCGGCACCTCCCCGGCGGCGGGCCGGGAGGCGCTGAGCGCGCAGGACCGGCGGATCGAGCGGGTGCTGCTGGAGCTGCGGCTGGCCGTCGGCCTGCCGGTCGACGTGCTCGACGACGCCGGCCGGGCCGAGGCGAAGGCCGCCGCCGCGGACGGCCTGCTCGACGCCGACGCGCTGGACCGGGGCCGCTGCGTGCTCACCGACCGGGGCCGGCTGCTCGCCGACGCCGTCGTGCACCGGCTCACCTGA
- a CDS encoding GNAT family N-acetyltransferase — protein sequence MLTEIQDSLRASIRADAERIGPFLVRFDAHTDSVFTNYAVPERDAEPTAADVAALVAAFRARDRTPRLEYLRPCPAVDTALEAAGFTVDQLLPMMGVERADLVVPDVPEGVELLDATTDDQLAALTEAQHRAFGVEPIPRDAGVARQRTLLGEGGTLVLALVDGVAVGGGASTGPSNGLAQVAGIAVVPEHRGRGIASAVCGELTRRVFAAGVVPFLETEPDGKAGRLYGPIGYRTIGLSATISLK from the coding sequence GTGCTCACCGAGATCCAGGACTCCCTGCGGGCGTCGATCCGCGCCGACGCCGAGCGGATCGGGCCGTTCCTGGTCAGGTTCGACGCGCACACCGACAGCGTGTTCACGAACTACGCGGTGCCCGAGCGGGACGCCGAGCCGACCGCCGCCGACGTGGCCGCCCTGGTGGCGGCGTTCCGCGCCCGGGACCGCACGCCGCGGTTGGAGTACCTGCGGCCGTGCCCGGCGGTGGACACCGCGCTGGAGGCGGCCGGGTTCACCGTCGACCAGCTGCTGCCGATGATGGGCGTCGAGCGGGCCGACCTGGTCGTGCCGGACGTGCCCGAGGGCGTGGAGCTGCTCGACGCGACCACCGACGACCAGCTGGCGGCGCTGACCGAGGCGCAGCACCGGGCGTTCGGGGTCGAGCCGATCCCGCGCGACGCGGGGGTGGCGCGGCAGCGGACGCTGCTGGGCGAGGGCGGGACGCTGGTGCTCGCCCTGGTCGACGGGGTGGCGGTCGGCGGTGGCGCGAGCACCGGTCCGAGCAACGGCCTGGCGCAGGTCGCCGGGATCGCCGTGGTGCCCGAGCACCGGGGGCGCGGCATCGCGTCGGCGGTGTGCGGCGAGCTGACCCGGCGGGTGTTCGCCGCCGGGGTGGTCCCGTTCCTGGAGACCGAGCCGGACGGCAAGGCGGGCCGGCTGTACGGGCCGATCGGCTACCGGACGATCGGGCTGTCGGCGACGATCTCGCTCAAGTAG
- the hrcA gene encoding heat-inducible transcriptional repressor HrcA, translating into MNTDERRFEVLRAIVADYVSNQEPVGSKALVERHNLGVSSATVRNDMAALEEDGYITQPHTSAGRVPTDKGYRLFVDRLSEVKPLSSPERRAIRSFLEGAYDLDDVLRRSVRLLAQLTRQVAVVQYPTLSRSTVRHLEVLAITPARLMLVLITDTGRVDQRSVDLGDVITEENVARMRAMLNSAMVGKRLSDASAEVAELPDRAPAELRDVVLRVSTVLIESLVEHPEERLVLGGTANLTRNVADFPGSLRQVLEALEEQVVVLKLLAASRDPGTVLVHIGEENEAAEMRSTSVVSIGYGSRDNLLGGMGVVGPTRMDYPGTMAAVLAVASYVGDILTAR; encoded by the coding sequence GTGAACACCGATGAGCGCCGGTTCGAAGTGTTGCGCGCGATCGTCGCCGACTACGTTTCCAACCAGGAGCCCGTCGGGTCGAAAGCGCTGGTCGAGCGGCACAACCTGGGGGTGTCCAGCGCGACGGTCCGCAACGACATGGCGGCGCTGGAGGAGGACGGCTACATCACCCAGCCGCACACCAGCGCCGGGCGGGTGCCCACCGACAAGGGCTACCGGCTGTTCGTGGACCGGCTCAGCGAGGTCAAGCCGCTGTCCTCGCCCGAGCGCCGGGCGATCCGCAGCTTCCTCGAAGGGGCCTACGACCTCGACGACGTGCTGCGCCGCAGCGTGCGGCTGCTGGCCCAGCTGACCCGCCAGGTCGCCGTCGTGCAGTACCCGACGCTGAGCCGCTCGACCGTGCGGCACCTGGAAGTGCTGGCCATCACACCGGCCCGGCTGATGCTCGTGCTGATCACCGACACCGGCCGGGTCGACCAGCGCTCGGTCGACCTCGGCGACGTGATCACCGAGGAGAACGTGGCCCGGATGCGCGCCATGCTCAACTCCGCCATGGTCGGCAAGCGGCTGTCCGACGCCTCCGCCGAGGTCGCCGAGCTGCCCGACCGCGCGCCCGCCGAGCTGCGCGACGTGGTGCTGCGGGTGAGCACCGTGCTGATCGAGTCGCTGGTGGAGCACCCGGAGGAGCGCCTGGTGCTGGGTGGCACCGCGAACCTCACCCGCAACGTGGCAGACTTCCCCGGTTCGCTGCGCCAGGTGCTGGAGGCGTTGGAGGAGCAGGTCGTGGTGCTCAAGCTGCTCGCCGCGTCCCGCGACCCCGGCACCGTCCTGGTGCACATCGGCGAGGAGAACGAGGCGGCCGAGATGCGCAGCACCTCGGTCGTGTCCATCGGCTACGGCAGCCGTGACAACCTGCTCGGGGGCATGGGAGTGGTCGGGCCCACCAGGATGGACTACCCCGGCACGATGGCCGCCGTGCTGGCGGTCGCCAGCTACGTGGGGGACATCCTGACCGCACGCTAG
- the dnaJ gene encoding molecular chaperone DnaJ produces MARDYYGTLGVSRNATPEEIKRAYRKLARQLHPDVNPNEEARFKEVTAAYEVLSDPRKRELVDRGGDPLQSGGGGGGMGDPFSGFGLGDIMDAFFGATGGGSGRGPRSRVQPGSDALIRLSMTLEECAAGASRELTVDTAILCDVCVGSGCAEGTSPKRCDTCGGRGEVQSVQRSFLGQVVTARPCPVCRGFGEVIPDPCRQCAGEGRVRSRRTISVQIPAGVAEGMRVRLAGQGEVGSGGGPAGDLYVEVEEVPHEVFERDGSNLHCSVRIPMTTAALGAVLPLQTLDGEEELDIEPGTQPNTELVLTGRGMPRLRSSGRIDGRGDLHVHLEVVVPTKLDGRQTELLRELAAVRGEDEPTLAHNGKGGGGLFSRLRSGRGHR; encoded by the coding sequence GTGGCGAGGGACTACTACGGCACGCTCGGGGTCTCCAGGAACGCGACACCCGAGGAGATCAAGCGCGCCTACCGCAAGCTCGCGCGCCAACTGCACCCGGACGTCAACCCCAACGAGGAGGCGCGCTTCAAAGAGGTGACCGCCGCCTACGAGGTGTTGTCGGACCCGAGGAAGCGCGAGCTCGTCGACCGCGGCGGTGACCCGCTGCAGTCCGGCGGCGGTGGCGGTGGCATGGGCGACCCGTTCTCGGGTTTCGGCCTCGGCGACATCATGGACGCGTTCTTCGGCGCCACGGGCGGCGGCAGCGGGCGCGGACCGCGCAGCCGCGTGCAGCCCGGCTCCGACGCGCTCATCCGGCTGTCGATGACGCTGGAGGAGTGCGCCGCGGGCGCGTCCCGGGAACTGACCGTGGACACCGCGATCCTGTGCGACGTGTGCGTGGGCAGCGGCTGCGCCGAGGGCACGTCCCCGAAGCGCTGCGACACGTGCGGCGGGCGCGGCGAGGTGCAGTCGGTGCAGCGCTCGTTCCTGGGCCAGGTCGTCACGGCCCGGCCGTGCCCGGTCTGCCGCGGCTTCGGCGAGGTCATCCCCGACCCGTGCCGGCAGTGCGCGGGCGAGGGCCGGGTCCGCTCCCGGCGGACGATCTCGGTGCAGATCCCGGCCGGCGTGGCCGAGGGGATGCGGGTCCGGCTGGCGGGCCAGGGCGAGGTCGGCTCCGGCGGCGGCCCGGCCGGCGACCTCTACGTGGAGGTCGAGGAGGTGCCGCACGAGGTGTTCGAGCGGGACGGCTCCAACCTGCACTGCTCGGTGCGCATCCCGATGACCACCGCCGCGCTCGGCGCGGTGCTGCCGCTGCAGACCCTCGACGGCGAGGAGGAGCTGGACATCGAGCCCGGCACCCAGCCGAACACCGAACTGGTGCTCACCGGCCGGGGCATGCCGAGGCTGCGCTCCTCCGGCCGCATCGACGGGCGCGGCGACCTGCACGTGCACCTGGAGGTCGTGGTGCCGACCAAGCTCGACGGCCGGCAGACCGAGCTGCTGCGCGAACTCGCCGCCGTGCGCGGCGAGGACGAGCCGACCCTGGCCCACAACGGCAAGGGCGGCGGCGGGCTGTTCTCGCGGCTGCGCTCCGGCCGCGGCCACCGGTGA
- a CDS encoding 16S rRNA (uracil(1498)-N(3))-methyltransferase, which produces MTLPVFLVPALPAGGTAVLDGPEGRHAATVRRLRAGEELVLSDGTGAQVRCVVEEALKDSLRLSVVERWVVPEPAVRVVLAQALVKGDRGELAVELATEAGVDGVVPWRAARCVAKWEDGPRGAKALERWRSTAREAAKQARRARVPVVSDPAGTAALVRLAASSTVVLVLHESASDTIKSVPLPAAGEVLLVVGPEGGITDTELAALTEAGAHAVRLGPTVLRASTAAAVALGALGVMTDRWG; this is translated from the coding sequence GTGACCCTGCCCGTCTTCCTGGTGCCCGCGCTGCCGGCCGGCGGCACCGCCGTGCTGGACGGCCCCGAGGGCCGGCACGCGGCCACCGTGCGGCGGCTGCGGGCGGGGGAGGAGCTGGTGCTCTCCGACGGCACGGGCGCGCAGGTGCGGTGCGTGGTCGAGGAGGCGCTGAAGGACTCGCTGCGGCTGTCCGTCGTCGAGCGCTGGGTGGTGCCCGAACCCGCGGTGCGGGTGGTGCTGGCGCAGGCGCTGGTGAAGGGCGACCGCGGCGAGCTGGCCGTAGAACTGGCCACCGAGGCGGGCGTCGACGGCGTGGTGCCGTGGCGGGCCGCCCGGTGCGTCGCGAAGTGGGAGGACGGCCCGCGCGGGGCGAAGGCGCTGGAACGCTGGCGCAGCACCGCGCGGGAGGCCGCGAAACAGGCCCGGCGGGCTCGCGTTCCGGTCGTGTCCGACCCCGCCGGCACCGCCGCGCTGGTCCGTTTGGCGGCGTCTTCCACAGTTGTATTGGTTTTGCACGAATCGGCTTCGGACACCATCAAGTCGGTGCCGCTGCCGGCCGCGGGCGAGGTGTTGTTGGTGGTCGGTCCGGAAGGCGGCATCACCGACACCGAACTCGCGGCGTTGACCGAGGCAGGCGCACACGCGGTGCGACTGGGTCCTACCGTTCTGCGAGCATCCACGGCCGCCGCGGTGGCTTTGGGTGCTCTGGGTGTAATGACCGATCGCTGGGGGTAA
- a CDS encoding alpha/beta hydrolase family protein: MSTGRQPNRFPVVVVIHGGFWHQRYGLELGRPLAADLAAHGVSAFTVEYRRIDGGGGWPETGDDVLAAIDALDSDVITLGHSAGGHLAVWAAARHPRVLGAVAQAGVLDFLAHPQVTRRAGELLGGTPDEVPERYADASPAALLPIAKPLVLVHGEDDEDVPVEQSIGFAEAAGAELVVLPGVSHLDLITPGTSAWVTCRSAALRLARETAR, translated from the coding sequence TTGTCGACCGGCCGCCAGCCGAATCGGTTTCCTGTTGTCGTGGTCATCCACGGCGGTTTCTGGCACCAGCGTTATGGATTGGAGCTGGGACGTCCCCTGGCGGCCGATCTGGCGGCGCACGGCGTTTCCGCGTTCACCGTCGAGTACCGCCGGATCGACGGCGGCGGCGGGTGGCCGGAAACCGGCGACGACGTGCTGGCCGCCATCGACGCCCTGGACTCCGACGTGATCACCCTCGGCCACTCGGCGGGCGGCCACCTCGCGGTGTGGGCGGCGGCCCGGCACCCCCGCGTGCTCGGCGCGGTCGCCCAGGCCGGCGTGCTGGACTTCCTGGCCCACCCGCAGGTCACCCGCCGGGCCGGCGAACTGCTCGGCGGCACCCCCGACGAGGTGCCCGAGCGCTACGCCGACGCCTCGCCCGCCGCGCTGCTGCCCATCGCCAAACCGCTGGTGCTGGTGCACGGCGAGGACGACGAGGACGTGCCGGTCGAGCAGAGCATCGGGTTCGCCGAGGCCGCCGGCGCGGAACTGGTCGTGCTGCCCGGTGTCAGCCACCTGGACCTGATCACGCCCGGCACGTCCGCCTGGGTCACCTGCCGCAGCGCCGCCCTCCGCCTGGCCCGCGAAACCGCCCGGTAG
- a CDS encoding histidine triad nucleotide-binding protein — MSDCLFCRIVAGEVPATIVHQTETTVAFRDISPQAPTHVVLVPREHAPDAAALAAAAPGVLDALFLAAGEIAKAEGIAETGYRLLFNTGADAGQTVFHAHLHLLGGRPLGALA; from the coding sequence ATGTCCGACTGCCTGTTCTGCCGGATCGTCGCGGGCGAGGTCCCGGCCACGATCGTGCACCAGACCGAGACGACCGTGGCGTTCCGGGACATCTCGCCCCAGGCCCCGACGCACGTCGTCCTGGTGCCGCGCGAGCACGCGCCGGACGCCGCCGCCCTGGCCGCCGCCGCACCGGGCGTGCTGGACGCGCTTTTCCTGGCCGCCGGCGAGATCGCCAAGGCCGAGGGCATCGCCGAGACCGGCTACCGCCTGCTGTTCAACACCGGGGCGGACGCCGGCCAGACCGTCTTCCACGCCCACCTGCACCTGCTCGGCGGCCGTCCGCTCGGCGCGCTCGCCTAG
- a CDS encoding FAD-binding oxidoreductase, producing the protein MEFRRRTFIGAAGLAFVGWDRDWGRLRLTGRLVLPGDPDYDAQRRPFNTLYDQRRPAAIALCATEDDVARCLEFASRERLPVAARSGRHSYAGYSVPEGGLVVDLAALDEVRPGREAVVGAGTSMIGLYEALGAAGRLLPGGTCPSVGIGGLTLGGGISVVARKYGLTCDHLRGARVVTPDGCVRRVDAEHEPDLFWALRGGGGGNFGIVTSFRFDTFPARDLVPFALRTRPGAEVDVFGAWQEWVADLPDELWTGCTLDMGRPPSARVGGCWVGSPEALTPWLDRFAAKAPVLSRDLRPMDYLTTMRYFANCLNGCAPVTGNRFVASSRMLRRAVDPQAAVRLVDRPVTGAVLFDSFGGAISRVRPDATAFPHRDALASAQIFVEGPGLDESTARRELAQVRDGLGAGGGYVNYIDPQMPGWQDAYYGGNYARLHRVARRYDPDRVLAFPQSV; encoded by the coding sequence GTGGAATTTCGACGGAGGACGTTCATCGGGGCCGCCGGGTTGGCGTTCGTGGGCTGGGACCGGGATTGGGGCCGGTTGCGGCTGACCGGGCGGCTGGTGCTGCCGGGCGACCCGGACTACGACGCGCAGCGGCGGCCCTTCAACACGCTGTACGACCAGCGGCGACCCGCGGCGATCGCGTTGTGCGCGACGGAGGACGACGTCGCCCGCTGCCTGGAGTTCGCCTCCCGCGAACGCCTCCCGGTCGCCGCCCGCAGCGGACGGCACAGCTACGCCGGGTACTCCGTGCCGGAGGGCGGGCTGGTCGTGGACCTGGCGGCGCTGGACGAGGTCCGGCCGGGCCGGGAGGCCGTGGTCGGCGCGGGCACCTCGATGATCGGGCTGTACGAGGCGTTGGGCGCGGCCGGACGGCTGCTGCCCGGCGGGACGTGCCCCAGCGTCGGGATCGGCGGGTTGACGCTGGGCGGCGGGATCAGCGTGGTGGCCCGCAAGTACGGGCTGACCTGCGACCACCTGCGCGGGGCGCGGGTGGTGACGCCGGACGGCTGCGTGCGGCGGGTGGACGCGGAGCACGAGCCGGACCTGTTCTGGGCGTTGCGCGGCGGCGGTGGCGGGAACTTCGGGATCGTCACGTCGTTCCGGTTCGACACGTTCCCGGCGCGCGACCTGGTGCCGTTCGCGCTGCGCACCCGACCGGGCGCGGAGGTGGACGTGTTCGGGGCGTGGCAGGAGTGGGTCGCGGACCTGCCGGACGAGCTGTGGACGGGGTGCACGCTGGACATGGGCCGACCGCCGTCGGCCCGGGTGGGCGGGTGCTGGGTGGGCTCGCCGGAGGCGCTCACGCCCTGGCTGGACCGGTTCGCGGCGAAGGCCCCGGTGCTGTCGCGGGACCTGCGGCCGATGGACTACCTGACGACCATGCGGTACTTCGCGAACTGCCTGAACGGGTGCGCGCCGGTGACCGGGAACCGGTTCGTGGCGTCGTCGCGGATGCTGCGCCGGGCGGTGGACCCGCAGGCGGCGGTGCGGCTGGTGGACCGGCCGGTGACCGGGGCGGTCCTGTTCGACTCGTTCGGCGGGGCGATCTCGCGGGTGCGGCCGGACGCGACGGCGTTCCCGCACCGGGACGCGCTGGCCAGCGCGCAGATCTTCGTCGAGGGCCCCGGGCTCGACGAGTCGACGGCCCGGCGGGAGCTGGCGCAGGTGCGTGACGGCCTGGGCGCGGGCGGCGGGTACGTGAACTACATCGACCCGCAGATGCCCGGCTGGCAGGACGCCTACTACGGCGGCAACTACGCGCGGCTGCACCGCGTGGCGCGGCGCTACGACCCGGACCGGGTGCTCGCGTTCCCGCAGTCCGTGTGA